One window of Papaver somniferum cultivar HN1 chromosome 9, ASM357369v1, whole genome shotgun sequence genomic DNA carries:
- the LOC113313687 gene encoding uncharacterized protein LOC113313687 isoform X2 — protein MINIQALRNEGVPQSRIVKFLISRPSTLIISTVKFKDIVHEVKGMGFDHYKNTFLIAIIAITAMTKSTWESKLNAYRKWGWSEDEILNAFKIHPACMTFSEKKISTTTDYLVNQMGVSSLLIAKCPVILSYSLEKRIIPRISVHRILTDKGLMKDKISLYTILQMGRESFLDKFIIKFEQQAPELLKVKELS, from the exons ATGATCAACATACAGGCTTTGAGAAATGAAGGTGTCCCTCAATCAAGGATTGTTAAGTTTCTAATCAGCAGACCCTCGACACTAATAATAAGCACTGTTAAATTCAAGGACATTGTACATGAGGTTAAGGGTATGGGTTTTGATCATTACAAAAATACATTTCTTATTGCTATTATAGCAATCACAGCGATGACAAAATCAACATGGGAATCAAAACTGAACGCTTACAGAAAATGGGGTTGGTCAGAAGACGAAATTCTAAATGCTTTTAAGATTCATCCTGCATGTATGACGTTCTCTGAGAAGAAGATATCAACAACAACGGATTACCTTGTGAATCAAATGGGTGTTAGTTCATTGCTTATTGCTAAATGCCCAGTGATTTTGAGTTATAGCTTGGAGAAGAGGATTATACCAAGGATTTCTGTTCACCGAATTTTAACAGATAAAGGTCTAATGAAGGATAAAATTTCATTGTATACAATTTTGCAAATGGGTAGGGAGTCTTTCTTAGACAAGTTCATCATCAAGTTTGAGCAACAAGCTCCTGAGCTATTGAAG GTCAAAGAACTCTCATGA
- the LOC113313687 gene encoding uncharacterized protein LOC113313687 isoform X1, which yields MINIQALRNEGVPQSRIVKFLISRPSTLIISTVKFKDIVHEVKGMGFDHYKNTFLIAIIAITAMTKSTWESKLNAYRKWGWSEDEILNAFKIHPACMTFSEKKISTTTDYLVNQMGVSSLLIAKCPVILSYSLEKRIIPRISVHRILTDKGLMKDKISLYTILQMGRESFLDKFIIKFEQQAPELLKVLRFMSPSGQRTLMRICWLM from the exons ATGATCAACATACAGGCTTTGAGAAATGAAGGTGTCCCTCAATCAAGGATTGTTAAGTTTCTAATCAGCAGACCCTCGACACTAATAATAAGCACTGTTAAATTCAAGGACATTGTACATGAGGTTAAGGGTATGGGTTTTGATCATTACAAAAATACATTTCTTATTGCTATTATAGCAATCACAGCGATGACAAAATCAACATGGGAATCAAAACTGAACGCTTACAGAAAATGGGGTTGGTCAGAAGACGAAATTCTAAATGCTTTTAAGATTCATCCTGCATGTATGACGTTCTCTGAGAAGAAGATATCAACAACAACGGATTACCTTGTGAATCAAATGGGTGTTAGTTCATTGCTTATTGCTAAATGCCCAGTGATTTTGAGTTATAGCTTGGAGAAGAGGATTATACCAAGGATTTCTGTTCACCGAATTTTAACAGATAAAGGTCTAATGAAGGATAAAATTTCATTGTATACAATTTTGCAAATGGGTAGGGAGTCTTTCTTAGACAAGTTCATCATCAAGTTTGAGCAACAAGCTCCTGAGCTATTGAAG GTACTGCGCTTTATGTCTCCTTCAGGTCAAAGAACTCTCATGAGAATTTGTTGGCTCATGTAG